The following coding sequences are from one Macaca nemestrina isolate mMacNem1 chromosome 1, mMacNem.hap1, whole genome shotgun sequence window:
- the LOC105473199 gene encoding bromodomain and WD repeat-containing protein 1-like: MAEPLSAQRPVPLADSGLCFLIARYLSAGSCRRAAQVLVQELEQCQLLRKRLDWEGNEHNRNHEKFVLSSKHVAPDHLLQICQAHRKKKKKEIPPPISRVTSLFGAGRQPLLLTAKGDLI, encoded by the exons ATGGCAGAGCCCTTGTCCGCTCAGCGCCCAGTGCCTCTCGCGGACTCGGGGCTGTGCTTCCTCATCGCCCGGTACCTATCGGCGGGCTCGTGTAGGAGAGCGGCCCAGGTGCTGGTGCAGGAGCTGGAGCAATGCCAGTTGCTGCGGAAGAGGTTGGACTGGGAGGGCAACGAGCACAACAGGAACCACGAGAAATTCGTCTTGTCCAGTAAGCATGTGGCTCCTGATCATCTATTGCAAATCTGCCAAGCGCATCG aaaaaaaaaaaaaaaagaaattccacccCCTATTTCAAGAGTCACTTCTTTGTTTGGTGCAGGAAGGCAGCCTTTGCTACTTACAGCAAAAGGTGACTTAATTTGA